The Montipora capricornis isolate CH-2021 chromosome 6, ASM3666992v2, whole genome shotgun sequence genome has a window encoding:
- the LOC138054008 gene encoding uncharacterized protein — translation MLVLLRFSATFKASSFPKFLVLLSSEFHTTIPLYEKLFLPNSVFLNFTSSNTPLPHKERTAIKDLRNNHDINVKKADKGTTTVIMSRHDKIKEGQVQLDDLDNCRPLEKPMVEETAKKAKQIISELYQRNHIDSMTKKWLLQTPNPPRIPVFYTLTKIHKPKPVGRPIISDCEGPTERISLFVDSLLQPVAKVQKSYLKDTTEFINTFLVSMDVTSLYTHIPQEEGITATHTKFPRENTPPIPTALLKEMLGLILKENSFQFNGRNYLQTHGTAMGTKMAVAFANIFMCAVETDILSQSNTKPLEWKRYIDDVLSLWDTNREEIDKFIEHANRHHATIKFTAEISDKETTFLDTCAYKGKRFKKENILDVRSHFKPTDTFQYTHYSSCHPPGVSKGFIKLSKMKL, via the coding sequence ATGCTGGTTTTGTTGCGGTTCAGTGCTACTTTCAAAGCATCAAGCTTTCCCAAGTTCCTTGTGCTTCTATCCAGTGAATTCCATACCACAATCCCCCTATATGAGAAGCTATTTCTTCCTAACtctgttttcttaaatttcACCTCAAGTAATACACCTCTGCCTCACAAAGAACGCACAGCAATTAAGGATTTAAGAAACAACCATGACATAAATGTAAAAAAGGCAGACAAAGGAACCACAACAGTCATTATGAGTAGGCATGATAAAATTAAAGAGGGGCAGGTCCAACTTGACGACCTAGACAACTGTAGACCTCTTGAAAAGCCAATGGTAGAGGAGACAGCAAAGAAAGCTAAACAAATCATTTCAGAACTCTACCAAAGAAACCATATTGATTCAATGACTAAGAAATGGCTTCTTCAAACGCCAAACCCACCGCGCATTCCAGTATTTTACACCCTTACAAAGATTCATAAGCCAAAGCCTGTCGGAAGGCCGATCATATCGGATTGTGAAGGGCCCACTGAACGGATATCATTATTTGTTGACAGTCTACTTCAGCCAGTAGCAAAAGTACAaaaatcgtatcttaaagataccaCAGAGTTCATAAACACATTTCtcgtctcaatggatgtcacgaGTCTCTACACCCATATACCACAGGAGGAAGGCATAACTGCAACGCATACGAAGTTTCCACGAGAGAACACCCCTCCTATACCGACCGCTCTTTTAAAAGAGATGCTTGGGCTCATACTTAAAGAAAATTCCTTCCAATTTAATGGAAGAAACTATCTTCAAACGCATGGAACCGCAATGGGCACAAAAATGGCAGTTgcttttgcaaatattttcATGTGCGCGGTAGAAACAGATATTTTGAGCCAAAGCAACACCAAACCGCTAGAGTGGAAACGGTACATAGACGACGTGCTCTCTTTATGggacactaacagagaggaaaTTGACAAATTCATTGAACACGCTAACAGACACCATGCAACCataaaatttacggctgaaatatctGACAAAGAAACAACATTTCTGGACACATGCGCCTACAAGGGCAAAaggtttaaaaaggaaaatattctTGACGTGCGCTCACACTTCAAACCGACTGATACATTTCAATATACGCACTATTCCTCCTGCCACCCACCAGGGGTCAGTAAAGGATTTATCAAGCTATCAAAGATGAAGCTCTGA